One genomic region from archaeon CG10_big_fil_rev_8_21_14_0_10_43_11 encodes:
- a CDS encoding translation initiation factor IF-2: protein MIRQPIIAVLGHVDHGKTTLLDKIRGTAVQHKEAGGITQQIGATEIPIKTIQDVCGDLIKGKHFTIPGLLFIDTPGHAAFSSLRERGGSIADLAVLVIDVNQGVQPQTKESIDILRSFKVPFVIACNKIDLVHGWRAQHTTSYTHSEKKQNSQAIENLNLKLYDIMGQLSQAGFNAAHVRDVEDYAKTIALIPTSGVSGEGISELLMVLSGLSQKFLQARLEINKQSEGKGSIIEVKEEKGLGKTIDVILYNGSVRINDALIIGGIEKPIITKVKSLLKPAPLTELRQTKKYDRLKEIGAAAGIKIAAPDLEGVIPGMPFIAGAKDIEKTKETIQKQINAILVETQETGVVIKAESLGSLEALSSILKEHAIPIKSAGIGDVNKKDVVTAQGVRENEPYLGVIFAFNVHIGERAQAVIEKEHVKVFKANIIYKLVENYEEWKEQLKTEKEKEILLTTTTPVKLQVQEDCVFREFNPCIVGVEVIGGTLRNGIKLINAAAKSLGRVKGIQHQNENVAQAGRGEHIAISIENAKYKRDFEESDFFYSDISEHDFKTLLSMKKFLTVNELEILQEILDLKRKQNALWGM, encoded by the coding sequence ATGATTCGCCAACCAATTATTGCTGTTCTTGGACATGTTGACCACGGCAAGACTACGCTTCTTGACAAAATTAGGGGAACGGCTGTGCAACACAAAGAAGCAGGAGGCATCACCCAACAAATTGGCGCAACAGAAATTCCGATTAAAACCATTCAAGACGTGTGCGGCGACCTTATTAAAGGGAAACATTTTACGATTCCCGGACTCTTATTTATTGACACCCCAGGACACGCGGCGTTTTCATCACTTCGCGAGCGCGGCGGAAGCATCGCAGACCTTGCTGTTCTTGTTATTGATGTTAATCAGGGCGTGCAGCCGCAAACCAAGGAATCCATTGATATCTTGCGCTCATTTAAAGTCCCATTTGTAATTGCATGCAATAAAATAGATCTCGTGCATGGCTGGCGAGCACAACACACAACGTCATACACTCATTCTGAAAAAAAACAAAACTCGCAGGCCATTGAAAACTTAAACCTCAAACTCTATGACATTATGGGTCAACTCTCGCAAGCAGGATTTAATGCAGCACATGTTCGCGATGTTGAAGATTATGCAAAAACCATTGCACTCATCCCAACCTCAGGGGTGAGCGGGGAAGGTATTAGCGAACTGCTCATGGTATTGAGCGGTCTTTCTCAAAAATTCCTGCAAGCCCGCCTTGAAATCAATAAACAGTCAGAAGGCAAAGGCTCAATTATCGAAGTTAAAGAAGAAAAAGGCCTTGGAAAAACCATTGACGTAATTCTCTACAATGGCAGCGTGCGCATCAATGACGCGCTTATTATTGGGGGTATTGAAAAACCAATCATCACCAAGGTCAAATCACTTCTCAAACCAGCTCCTCTTACAGAACTACGCCAAACCAAAAAATATGACCGGCTCAAAGAAATCGGTGCTGCAGCGGGCATCAAAATAGCTGCGCCCGACCTTGAAGGCGTTATTCCGGGCATGCCCTTTATTGCAGGGGCAAAGGATATTGAAAAAACCAAAGAAACAATTCAAAAACAGATTAATGCAATTCTTGTTGAAACCCAGGAAACCGGGGTTGTTATCAAAGCTGAGAGTCTTGGCTCGCTTGAAGCATTAAGCAGCATTCTCAAAGAACATGCTATTCCCATAAAGAGCGCAGGAATCGGGGATGTGAACAAAAAAGATGTGGTGACCGCACAAGGCGTGCGCGAAAACGAACCCTACTTAGGCGTTATTTTCGCGTTTAATGTGCATATTGGCGAGCGCGCACAAGCGGTGATTGAAAAAGAACACGTCAAAGTGTTTAAAGCAAACATCATCTACAAACTTGTTGAAAACTATGAAGAATGGAAAGAGCAGCTTAAAACAGAAAAAGAAAAAGAAATTCTTCTTACCACAACCACGCCAGTAAAACTGCAGGTGCAAGAAGATTGCGTGTTTCGCGAGTTCAATCCGTGCATTGTAGGTGTTGAAGTGATTGGCGGAACGCTTCGAAACGGCATAAAACTCATAAACGCCGCTGCAAAAAGCCTGGGACGCGTAAAAGGCATACAACACCAAAATGAGAATGTTGCACAAGCTGGCCGTGGCGAACACATTGCAATAAGCATTGAAAACGCGAAATACAAGCGCGATTTTGAGGAATCA